Sequence from the Aromatoleum petrolei genome:
CTCGCTTCGAACAACACCAACCGCGCCGGAGCAAAACGCGCCAACTGTCGGCACAATTCACTCCCGATCGAGCCCCCTGCTCCCGTCACCAGTACCGTCTTGCCGGTGAGCATCGCCTGGACGTGCGCAGCATCGATACGCACGGGTGCGCGCCCAAGCAGATCCTCGATCGCAACCGGCCGCATGGCGTTGATCGCAACCCGCCCACTCATCAGATCCTCGAGGCCCGGAACGGTAAAGACGTGGGCACCAGCACGGACGGCAAGATCCGTCGCACGGCGCAGGACATCGCTGGCTGCCGAGGGCATTGCGAGAATCACATGCTTCGCCCGGTGATCGGCGAGAACATCAGGAAGTTCGTCGACCGACCCAGCCACGGAATGACCACAAAGCTCCAGTCCCCACTTGGAACGGTCGTCATCAACCAGCGCGACCACGCGCCAATCGGCGCTACGCTCAAGCGCGCGGACAAGCATCAGGCCTCCGGCCCCCGCTCCGACCACGACCACGGGCTTCCCCTGTGCGATCAGCCCGCCGTACAGATGATGCTCCTTCCACATACGCCATGCGGCCCGGCCACCTCCCATCACCACAAGCAACAGGACCGGATACACGAGCATCAGCGAGCGGGGAATCCCAGGATTGCCGCGGTCGAGCGCAACAAGCACCACCAGCACCAGCGCAGACAACGCGACCGCCGTCAGCACCCGCTTCAGATCAGGCAGGCTCGCGAACACCCACATTCCGCGGTACAGCCCGGCCCAACGACACGCCACAGCCTGCGTCGCCACCAAAACCCCAAGCCCCAGAAGTAATGGCTGTTCGTATTCCGCAGGCCACTCGAAGTTAAAGCGGATCAGGAGCCCACCGACCCACGCCACCACGACGGCGAACAGGTCGAAAAGAAACACCAGCAGGGAGCGTAAGGACCTATGCATCGATTCCGTGGGCGACATCATATGAGAAGAGTCTTCTTGTTCGACAGTTGTCAGCCACGCGTGCACCCGACTGAGGAGACACGCATCTCAGGTTGCATTGAAGCAGAATCAGCGGGGCGGAGCGACTGCAAATACACTCGGTAACACGCTATGACGGCTCGCATATGCTGCCCCAATCGCATGCTTGGCTATCGTTTCATGATCGCGCCGAGCGTCGCGACGATAATTCCCAAATCCCCAAGAAAGCTATTGTTGGCAACATACTCGACGTAGTAGCGCTGCTTTATCGGCAAGATCTCCTGAACGTACGCGTCCTCGGGGCTATTCGACCGAGCAAGAATGTCGTTCTCATCCTTGAATTGAATCGATGCCCAATCCGTGACGCCAGGACGAACAGAGAGCACCTTCGTTCGCACCTCTTCCGGATAGAACGCGATATACCGGGGCACCTCTGGACGGGGACCGACGATACTCATGCGTCCATATAGGACGTCGATCAACTGAGGCAGCTCATCGAGCTTCGTCTTCCGCAGGAAATGGCCCGCACGGGTCACCCGACGGTCCTTGCCAATCGTAATCTGCGGACCTTTTGCCTCAGCATTGACGGTCATCGTGCGGAATTTGTGAATGAGGAAGGTCCGTCCGAAACGCCCGACGCGTTCCTGGCGAAAGAAGACCGGCCCCGCCGAGTCCAGTTTGATCCATCCCGCGATTGCCAGGAGCAGCGGCGAGAGCAATACCAGACCGAACGCGCTGGACAGAATATCGAAACAACGCTTTAACACTTTGAAATCCTAGCCCAGGGATTCCTTGACCGCCCGCACGACGCGCTCAACCTCGCCGTCCGTCATCCGCGTATAGAGGGGCAGCGTCGCCGTTCTGTCGAATACGCGCTGGCTCACGGGGAACATGTCCGGCTTCAAGTCGTAGCGATCGCGCCAATAAGGCTGGAGGTGGAGAGGAACGTAATGAACGCTCATTCCGATTCCGCGCTCGAACATCCTTTCGATGAACGCATCACGAGCGCGGCCCCCCCCCGCTCCAAGCTGCACCACATAGAGATGCCACGAATGCAGATCGCCCTCGCGCGGGAGGGGCGGCAATATCAGTGGAAGGCCGGAAAGAGCCTCGTTGTATTGCTCCGCAATATGCTGCCTCCGGGTCTGAAATGCTCGGGCCTTTCTCAACTGGTGGATTCCTATCGAGGCCGCGATGTCGGTCAGATTGTACTTGAAGCCCGGCGCGATGATCTCGTAGTACCAACTGGGGACGGTCGCGGTAAACCGGTCGAACGCATCGCGGTTAATGCCGTGAAGCCGCATGGTTCGCGCCCGCTTGGCAATGGCCGGATTGCGAGTCACCAGCATCCCGCCCTCGCCCGTGGTGATCGTCTTGTTGGCGTAGAAACTGAACACCGTCACATCGCTATCCAAGGTGCCGACAAGCCTTCCGTTGGACGTAGTGGGCAAGGCGTGAGCCGCATCCTCCACGACCTTTAATCCGTGGCGCCGCGCAATGTCGAGAATCTCGGACATCTCGGCGCTGCGGCCTGCAAAATGGACCGGAATGATCACCTTCGTCCGCGGAGTGATTGCGCGCTCGACTGCCTCCGGATCGATGCAGAGCGTGTCTGCGGAGATATCAACGAAGACGGGATCGGCACCCAGATAACGAACGACCTCTGCGGTGGCCGTAAAAGTGTGGGTCGTCGTGATGACCTCGTCGCCCGGGCCCACATCAAGAGCCTCGAGCGCAAGATGCAGTCCGGCGGTTGCAGAATTGACCGATATGGCCTCGACCCCGCCCTCCAGCCAGTTGGCGAAATCGTCCTCGAACTGCCTAGCCTTCGGACCCGTCGTAACCCATCCTGACCGAAGCGATGCGACAACCTCGGCGATCTCCTCTTCACCGATATCCGGCAGGGCAAAAGGTAAAAACTGTTCAACTGCGCGACTCATAAGGACGGTTCCAAACAATCAATTTGGTTTCGGAAGAGGCTCTCTGGGAAATCGGCTTCAACTTCGACAATCAAAGAACGTACTCATAATGATTCATCCGCCGCCCTCCGGACCGTTCGCTGGTCTTAACCACCCGGAACCCCAGGCTCTGGTAGAAGCGGTTCACCTTCGTGTTCCCCATCGCGTCGGTCGTCAACTCCACCGCGCCGGCGCGGAATTTCGAACATCTCGCCAGAAACTCGCTGACCAAAGCCCTGCCGCAGCCCTGATGCAGAAGGTAGGGCGCGACACCGACCGACGCCAGTTCCACCCGGCCGCAGGTCTCCAGCGACTCCCCCGAGCGCTCGCCGATTTGCTTCATATTCTCGCGGACACGTAACCACAAGCGGGGACGTAGGACCAGATGCAGGACGGCGGCCGACATCATCCTCTTCCTTCTGGAACCGAGCAACCTGTAAAATATTCCCGGGTTATAGAAGCCAGCGATAAACCCGACCACGCTCTCCCGCTCATCCAACGCAACGAGAAACACTCTGTCGGGATAATCCAGGACTGTCTGATAGTATTCCCGGAGAAAAACTGGCCCGAGCAAGGTCATCAGGAACCCAGGAAATGCCTGGCGATGAATCTCGGCGACCTGATCCAGGTCGGTTTGCTTCACAGCACGCAACACGGGCGGTGCATAACGCTTCATCATATATCAGTCGCCAATCCAAATTCTCAGGAAGGCTTTGTACGCCTTACGGACCGGGGCCGGCACGTCCTTCCAAGACAAGACTCCCTTCATTTCCTCGGGGGTCCGCTCCACAGTCACCTACAAGAAATGTTCGCCCAAAGCGCGCTCGCACTTCGCCCTCCGCCGGCTTCGACCACCGGCCCCGGGAAAGCGATTCAGGTTCTACCGGCGACCGCCTCGAGGAATTCGATATACCTTCCCGTGACCGTCGCCTTCGCGTAATGCCTTTCGAGGTGTTGTCGACCGCTTTCCCCGCTGCGAATCCTGCGCGCCGGGTCTTCGGCCAAAGATACGATGGCGTCGGCCAGCTTCGTGCCATTCTCCGCATCGACCACCATCCCGCAGCCTGATCTTCTGACCAAGGACGCCGTTTCACTATCGGAGTCGACCGACGCGATCACAGGACGCGCGGCAGCCATGTATCCGAGAACCTTGCTTGGCACCGACGAACGGCCCTTCCCTTTCAACAGCGTGACGAGGGAGATGTCCGCGGTCGCCTGGACTTCCGCGAGCCTCTCGCGCGGCTGGAACGGGACGAACAGCACGTTCCCGAGGCCGTTTTCTTCTGCGTACGTCCGCAAGCCGGCAACGGAAGGCCCTTCCCCGACAAAGACGATGCGAGCCGACGGCAGAATCGTCGCCAGAACGGACGCGGCCCTCAAAACCACCTCCGCCCCGGAAACCATCCCGATCGTCCCCGCGTACAAAATCACGAGGTGATCGGGAGAAAGCCCGAGCTCAGTGCGAAAAGAATTAATCCTCTCGTGTGGGACGACTTCGTTGAGATCGATCCAATTCGGAATCACTGCGACGTCGCCGGCGTCCGCCCCCTTGCCGACGCAATGAGCCTTGAAGTGCTCGCAGATGACCGCCAATCCAGCGGCCGACCGGTAACCCAGTCTTTCCACCCACCGCAGCATTCTGACGAACAGCGGATTCTTCACTAGGCCCAGCTCAATCGGGACGTCAGGATGAAGGTCCTGCACGTTCAGAATCAATTTCGCACTTTTCAGCTTTGCGATGATCGGCAGTGTCATCCCGACGGAAAGTGGCTGAAAGACGGCGAAAATCAGGTCGCAGCGTCCGCCGAACAGTAATGCGCAGCCCGAAGTCAGCGTAAACGACAAGAACGTCAGAATTCGACTGAGCTTTCCTGGGCCCCGCTTCGTATACAGGTAGGTACGGCAAAGCTTTACGCCGTCAGCCACATCCCTCAGGTACAACCGCTTCCGGTAACCGCCGAAAACGACGCCAGACGGATGGTTGGGGAAACCCGTTATGACCGTCACGTCATGACCCGCCGCACTCATCGCTTGCGCCAACTCTCGGATCATGTAGCCGATCGGCGCCTGCTCGGGCGGATACCACTGCGATACGAACACCACCTTCATTCAGACCCTAGACCTCAAACATGAGGCGTCTCACTGCCTCTATTCATGAACATCGCGCCTTCCCTGATCGCGCGCTTCCCAACGCTAGCCGCAGCGGTTTAGCCCGACGGAGATCGGCGGCGACACGACTCAGGCTGGACCGCCCGCTGGAGTCTAATCATGAAGTAGGCGACCACCAAGGCCGGAGCCAGGGTACGAAACATCTGGGACACCTGGTAGATCAGCGAATACTTGAGGGCGATGACACAGGTTGCAAAGAGGAACACGTAGGCAACATTCGCCAGGAATTTCTCGCGTCGCGCCAGAGCCCAATGCGCGAGCAATCCGAATCCTAGGCCGGTCACTAGGCCGCGCACGGCGAGATCCCCCTCTCCGCCCCAGATCGCACTGTCGGCGATGGGCCCCATCGTCTGCGGCGGCACGACGGCATCGGGGAAGTAGTTGCGCGCGTACCAGTACTGCGAATTGAACTGCGTGTGCTCGAAGAAGGGAACCGCGGTAAAGAAGTCATTGAACAAGATCAACCAGTCCCGCTCCGGCAAAATCCCGTTCAAACGTTCGACGTAGAGATGGAAGCTTGTGTAGTACACGGCGCCGAACTCAGTGGCAATTCTCAGCCCTCGCTCCGAAAACTCCCTAAGTGCCGCATGAATATCGAACTCGGCGGCTCGATAGAACTCGACGGCGGTGAACAACACGAGCAAGACGCCAAGGTACAGCAGGCCCTGCTGGAACCTTATCTTAGCTACGTTGAAATGATATAGGCATGCAACCGCAAGTAGAATCGACAAGGTCTCGATCCGTGAACCGAGGGAGTACGACAGTTCGTAGGTGACAATGAAAATGACGAAAAGGACGATCGGGAACTTGAACTTGCGATAATCCGAAAACATCAAAGTCAGCGCCACGTAATAGCCCCCGCCTTTCAATATCAGACACAGGAATGCGAAACGCTTTGCCATCGGGGACAACGCATCGAACCGGGTGTAGTGGCCGTAGTAGTCGTCGACCGGGGCCGACAACAGACTCACGGCGATCATACACGACGACACCATCACCACCACGGCGGCAACGACCCACCCGCTGACCGGGGATGGGCCGGGGCGGGGAGGTGCTCCGGTGCCGCCCCCCCTCGCGAGCAGGTACGCCCCCATCACCGTGACGGCAAACAGGCAGTGGCGCCAGAGATGAAGGCCCAACTCTTCTGGCTGCGGATTCAGCACTGCAAAGTTCAATGCGTCGAAATTCGGCGGGAAGTTGAAGTTCAGGATAAGGAAGTTCAGTGCCGGGATGACGGAATAGGCGACGGTAAATCCCGAAAAAATGAATCCGACCTCACCAAAAATTCCGGACTTCACCCGACTGCTCAAAACCACGCAGAACAGGAAGAAGGCGAACAGGATCACCAGCGCGGGGAGGGCCACGGCCTGCTGACGCTCGGACAACAAGATAACGGAGCCGAGGACAGTCAGGAGGAGCGACAGCAGCACGACGGCGATCCGCCCCTCGAGTTCGACGAGGGCTCGTGACACCAGGGAGGAAGCCGTCGCGGTATCCACCGCCTCGGGCTTGACTTGCAAATCGATCATCAGCGGGGGGGGAAACCTATTGTTCGAGCTTCGGGAACAAAGGCCCCTTGCCGGAAGAGACAAGAAAGTAACTCAAAGACCGCTTGACGATGTTGAGAAGATTCCCTGGCATGAGGTCACGATAGAACCGCCCTAGGTATTCCGCCGCGTAGGCGGCTTCGACGATGTTACCGATCCGGTAGCGAGACGCATCGAGAAAGATGGCGCGGGGGTTAATCCCGCTCCCCATGAACGGCGTCTTTTCCTTCTTCCTGTGCGATCTCGCCATGAGCGCATCAAAACGTGCCGCGAGGCCGTGGCGCAAGGCGATGTTCCTGAGAATGCCCAATTCGCGCAGCAGCCGATCCTGTCCGTAGAGGCCGTGCGCTAGTTCGTTGATTCCCGCTTCGAGGACGCGCCTGAAATCGATGGGCGGAACTACGCCGCCCCAACCGGGGAGGTCCCGCGCTGTCAGCAGATAATCCACGGTCATCAGAGTAATCAGCGGGGAATACGGTTGCGCGGCCAACTCGTCGTGCATCGGTACCGCATCGACCGCCTTGAAGAACGATTGGGAGTTCTTCTTGGCCGCCTCTTCGTTGGCCAGATAGTTGAGACCCTGGGACGTGGGAGACAGTCCGTACAGCGCAAACGGCGTACCCGAGAAGGCGAAGTTCTTGACCTCCCCCGCCAGTACGATGCCCGAGTAGCCGTCAGGCGTTGGGCAGCTGTAGAAGCGCCCTTCCTTGCTGCGGCTCTGCACCTGCCGGACCAGCCGCGTCGACGCGACGCCCTTGACGTAGGACATCGGCGATTCGATGTCGCCGAGGTAGTTCAGATGCTCGACCTGCCGCGCCAGGAAAGCCCGTGAATCCACGATACGGTCCTTCTTCGGGTGATAAAGCATCAACTGCCCCTCGGGGCCTCGCACCTTGGGATAGGTGTAGAGCGGCGCCGCCCACGACAGCAGTTCGAGCCGCGTGTCGTGCAGCACGTCCCTCATCCCGTTGATACCGCCCGGCATCAATCCGTCATCGCCGCCGAGGGCGATCACGAAACCCGGCTCGGCCAAGTCGAGGACGTATTCGAAGTTGTCCCGCATCCCCGGACTCCTCTCGTTGCTCCGGTACTTGATACGCGGGTCCTGACGCGACGCCTCCTGGACGACCTCCCGTGTATGGTCCGTACTGCCGTCGTCGGACACCAGGACTTCCAGGTTGTCGTAGTCCTGCATCATGCAAGTGCGCAGGGTGTGACCGAGATAGTCGGCCCGGTCCTTCGTCGGGATGATGACCGTAAAGCGGGGGTTGGTTTCTTTCGACGTAGTCATTGGGTCTCCGTGGCGCGGAGTGCAGCCTTCTTCAGCGGGAGTTTTGTGTAGGTAGCCATCAGGCACGGCAGGAGAACGGCGCAGGTGGCGGCGATCCAGGATGCCAAGCCCCAGCGGGCGAGATCTTCCGGCATCAGTTGCTTGGATACAAGGAGCACCGGCAGCGTCGTGACGAAGGGCAACAGCACGACCTGTCGGTACCATCTCACCGTCTCTCCGGGAAACAGCACGCGGTTCATCAGCCATAATCCGAAGGTGATTTCGATGGCGCCGTGAACCAGCATCATGGTCGTACCTCCCACCGCGCCGAAGCTCTGAATCGCCAGGAACGCCGTCGGGGCGCCCACCGCGAGAGCGGCTGCCATCAGCGCGCTGTGGAGCGAGGTCCAGCCCGAGGCCTGCTGGTAGGCGGCGGGAAGCCACATCAGGCCCGCACATGCCGTGCCGAGGATCAGCAGCCGGAAGATTTCCGAGGCCAGGGGATCGGGGTTGCCGATCCACACGACGATCAATTCGCTGCTGAAGGTCCAGCCGATCGCAGCTGCTGGCACGATGAAAAGGCCCGCGAGGCGGCAGGCCTGGTAGTACGCGGATCTCAGGCCTGCGAGGTCGCCGCCGGCCTTCAACTGCGAGAACAACGGGAAGTACGATCGGTAAAAGGCGAACACGACCATCTGCAGAAACCCCGCGCCGGCGAAGGCAAGCGAATAACGACCGAGATCCTCGGTGGCCACGAGCTTGCTGAGGAGGATGCGGTCGGTGTTGGCGAGCAGCATTCCGAGCAAGGCGGTGACGAACATTCCAAAGGCATAGCGACGCAGCGCCCGGCCTACGTCCGCGCCTCGCGCTGCGCCCTGCCCCGGCGCATCGCCTATTCCGCGCAGCAGAACGCCGCGGGTCACATACGCCATCGTCAGCGACGAGCCTCCCTGGAACGCGAAAAACGTCGCGATGTCCCCGGTGAAATACAGGATCAGCGCGCCGCCGAGATATCGCAGACCGTGCCCGAGCATCTGCAGAAGGTTCATCGCGCCGTGATTCTGCAGCCCGGTCAGGCCGTTGGCGTACAGCGACCCAACGATCTGCCCCGCCACCGACAGGGCCATGAACCGGACGGCCAGAGCCGTCTCCTCCGGCTGCAGCACCTCCAGCCGCAGCCAGCTCGAGGCGATCCACGATGCTGCAAAGAAGATCGCGGCGCCGACCAGAAGTGCGACGGCGAGGCAGATCCGCTCGACGGTGGACAGCAGTGCGCGATAGCCTTCCGCCGCGCGGCCGCTTCCCCGATAGGCGGCGAATTCCTTGAGCAGCGACGCGCCGAGACCGAAATCGAAGATGAGGAAGATGTACAGCAGGAGCTGCCAGAATGCGACGAGGCCGTATCCCTCCATCCCCAGCATAGAGATGTACCACGGAGTCGTGAGGACGACCAGCGCACCATTCCAGGCATTGCCAACGAAGTTCAGCCCGATGTACTTACGGATGCTCACGAGTCACCGGGACGAGGCATGCGAAGGGTTGGCGGCGCCAGATGACGCGGAGTCGACCTAGCGCAGACGGATGCTTCGATCAATCGACGCCCCTCTTGTGCCAAACCTTGCGATTGACGAAATCGGTATAGCTCAAGATGATCCGGAGTACCTTCCTGGAGACGTTGTCGGGCTGGTAATCGTGCACCATCCGTAGTACCCGGCGTTCTCCCCGGGGCTGGGAGTCCAGCACCTGCAGCGCCTGCAGCACCCGCTCCTGGGACAAGCCGACGAACATCACCGCCGCCTCTTCGAAACCCTCCGGCCGTTCATGGACTTCGCGGAGGTTCAGGGCGGGGAAATTCAGGATCGAGGATTCCTCGGTGATCGTTCCGCTATCGGAGAGGACGCAGCGCGCCTGGATTTGCAGGCTGACGTAGTCGAGGAACCCGAACGGCTTGCAGAAGCGGACTAGGGCGTTCGCCTCGAGGCCCAGCGCGTCCATCCGCTTGCGGGTGCGGGGATGGGTGGACACGATAACCGGCTCGCCGTACGCCTCCGCCAGGCGGTTCAGGATGCCGAAAAGCCTCGCGAGGTTTTCCGGAGAATCCACGTTTTCTTCCCGGTGAGAGCTGACGAGGAAATATCGTCCCGCAGTGAGATCGAGGCGCTGCAGCACGTCGGACGCGGCAATGCCCTCGCGATAGTGCTCGATCACCTCCCGCATCGGGCTGCCGGTCTTGATGACCTGCTCGGGGGGCAAGCCTTCACGGAGCAGATACTCTCTCGCGATCTCGCTGTACGTGAGATTGATGTCGGAAGTGTGGTCGACGATGCGCCGGTTGATCTCTTCCGGGACGCGGAAGTCGAAGCAGCGGTTGCCGGCCTCCATGTGGAAGATCGGGATCTTCTTCCGCTTGGCCGCAATCGCCGCAAGACAGCTGTTCGTGTCGCCGAGAATCAGCAGCGCCTCGGGCTCGAAGGTCGTCATCGCCTTGTCGGCCGCCATGATGACGCGCCCGATCGTCTCGGCGGCATTCTCACCCGCCGCTTCGAGGAACATGTCGGGCTTGCGGATGCCGAGATCGTTGAAGAAGACCTCGTTCAGCTCGTAGTCGTAGTTCTGCCCCGTATGGACCAGGGTGTGCTCGCAGAACTTGTCCAACTCGGCGATGGTCCGCGACAACCGGATGATCTCCGGGCGCGTCCCGACGATCGTCATGACTTTCAGCTTAGCCATTCAGCGCCTCGCGGATGATGTCCAGGCTCATCAGCGTCCGGATGACGCCTTCGATGTCGAGACGCTTCGTGTTGTGCGACGTGTAGTCGTCGAGCGTGGAAATCTCCTTCTCGCCCTCGACGAAGTACTTGTCGTAATTCAGATCCCGGGCATCCGCCGGAATGCGGAAGTAGCCGCCGAGGTCCTCCGAGCGCGCCATTTCTTCTCGCGACACCAGCGTCTCGTAAAGTTTTTCGCCGTGGCGCGTGCCGATGACGCGCGTTTCCGACTCGCCGTGCAGGAGCCGCTTCATCGCTGCGGCAAGGTCGCCGACCGTCGAGGCGGGCGCCTTTTGGACGAAGATGTCGCCGGGCCGGGCGTGCTCGAAAGCATACAGGACGAGATCCACGGACTCCTCCAGCGACATCAGGAAGCGCGTCATGTTCGGGTCGGTGATCGTGACCGGCTTCCGCGCCAGCAACTGCTCGAGAAAGAGCGGGATCACCGAGCCGCGGGACGCCATCACGTTGCCGTAGCGCGTCGCAGACAGGACCGTCCGCCCCCCGGCGCACAGCCGCGACTTCGCCACCATCAGCTTCTCCATCATCGCCTTGGAGATGCCCATCGCGTTGATCGGATAGACCGCCTTGTCCGTGCTCAGCACGACGCAGCGTTCGACCTGGTGCGCGATCGCAGCGCGCATGACGTTCTCGGCGCCGAGAACGTTGGTCCGCACGGCTTCCATCGGGTAGAACTCGCAGGATGGCACCTGCTTCAACGCAGCGGCATGGAATACGTAATCCACCCCTTGCAGCGCGTCGTGGACCGCATCGTAATTGCGCACATCGCCGATATAAAACTTCACCTTGTCGTTCTTCAACGCGATGCGCATGTCCTCCTGCTTCTTCTCGTCCCGGCTGAAGATGCGTATCTCGGAGATGTCCGAATCGATAAAGCGCTGCAGCACCGCGTTGCCGAACGACCCGGTCCCCCCGGTGATCAGCAGAGTCTTGCCCTTGAACATTCTTGAATCCTTTCTAACCAAAATCCCGCATGCGGGTCACGAGATCGGGCCATTTCTCGGCCCGGAATCCCGTCGCACTCCTGAACCGTTCCGAATTCAAGGACCGGTCGATGACGAAAACCTCGTCGGGCTCGATGTCGACGGCCTTTCCGTACGCTCTGGCGACCAATGTGAGCAGGTCGTACTTGCTGATCGGGTCGGCCGAGACGTGGTAGAGGCCATGGAGCTCGGGATTCGGAATCACGTAGTCCTTGATCACCCGCGCGATTTCGACGGTCGGCAGGCCCGAGAAGATGGCCCGCTTGAAACCCCGCACCTTCGATTCCTGCGCGAGAAACCACCCGATCAGGCTGCGCGCCCCTTCCAGTTCGTGGCCGATGATCGAAGTTCGCAGCGCGATGGCGTTGGGGTAATCCACTTCACCGAGCAGCTTGCTGCGTCCATAAAGATCGGTCGCGTCCGGCAGGTCGTTTTCGGTGTAATCGCCCTTCGTCCCCGCGAAGACGCAGTCGGTGCTCAGATGCACGAGACGGGAGCCGACCAACGCGCACATCCGCGCCAGGCGATGCGGCAGCAGGGAATTGATCGGAAGGGCGGCCAGCGGGTCGTCCGCCTCCGACAACTGTTTCACCAGCCCGATGCAATTCACGACCACGTTCGGGCGAACGTCGGAAAACAACCTCAGCAGTGCGTCCGCGTTCTCGACGTCGACCCCCGCGATCAGGCGCTGGCGAACGGCCGCGTCGAAGAATTGCGCCGAACGCGCAGAGCGCAGCGTGCCGAAGACCTCGAAGCCTTCTTCGCCGCTGAAAAACTTGAAAACCGCGTTCCCCAGCATCCCGGAGGCGCCGAGAACCAATATCTTGACCTTGTTCAATGCAGTTCCCCAGGCCGCGCGGGCCATTGATCATCCACCCGAATCACGTCATCGCCCCCCATTGGCAGCCTCGTACGCGGCGCTGCACAACGCCGCGATGACGTCGTCGACATCCAGCGTCGGGCTCCAGCCGAGTTCCGTCCTCGCTTTCCTTGGGTTGGCTCGTCCCGTCGGAATGTCGGTCGGACGGAACAACTGTTCATCGACTTCGAGATGTCGGTTCCAATCCAATCCAAATTGATCGAACACCTTTCGGACGAAGTATTCGAGCGACACGGTGCGCCCCGTAGCAATCACGTAGTCGTCCGCGCCGGATGCGTTGAGCATTCGCCACATTGCATCGACGTAGTCGGGCGCCCAGCCCCAATCGCGTTCGACTGATATGTTGCCGAGCTTCAGTCGGTCGCATTCGCCTGCGGCGATGCGGGCGGCGGTGCGGACGATCTTCTGCGTCACGAAACGGTCCGGACGCAGGGGGGATTCGTGGTTGAAGAGGACGCCCGTGCAGGCGAACAGACCATACGCTTCGCGGTAGTTGCGTACTAGCCAGTGCGCCGTCGACTTGGCCACGGCGTAGGGACTGCGAGGCTGAAACGGCGTGGATTCCGTGGCCGGGGCGTTTCCGGTGTCACCAAAGCATTCGCTCGATCCCGCGTTGTAAAAGCGGAGCGGACGATCGACGAAGCGTAGCGCCTCGAGCAGGTTCAGCGTCCCACCGGCGATGCTTTCCATCGTTTCGACCGGTTGCTCGAACGACAGACCCACAGAAGACTGGCCAGCGAGGTTATAGATCTCGTCAGGGGCGTGGCGCTTGACCGTGTGCAACACGCTGCGAAAGTCATTGAGCGCCATCGAGATGGTCTCGATACGGTCGAGAATCCCGAGGCTGCGCAGCGCATCGAAACGGCTCAAGGTTGCGTCGCGCGACGTTCCGACGACATCGTAGCCCTTTTCCAGCAGGAGTTTCGCCAGATAGGCACCGTCCTGGCCGCCGACCCCGCAAATC
This genomic interval carries:
- a CDS encoding lipopolysaccharide biosynthesis protein — its product is MSIRKYIGLNFVGNAWNGALVVLTTPWYISMLGMEGYGLVAFWQLLLYIFLIFDFGLGASLLKEFAAYRGSGRAAEGYRALLSTVERICLAVALLVGAAIFFAASWIASSWLRLEVLQPEETALAVRFMALSVAGQIVGSLYANGLTGLQNHGAMNLLQMLGHGLRYLGGALILYFTGDIATFFAFQGGSSLTMAYVTRGVLLRGIGDAPGQGAARGADVGRALRRYAFGMFVTALLGMLLANTDRILLSKLVATEDLGRYSLAFAGAGFLQMVVFAFYRSYFPLFSQLKAGGDLAGLRSAYYQACRLAGLFIVPAAAIGWTFSSELIVVWIGNPDPLASEIFRLLILGTACAGLMWLPAAYQQASGWTSLHSALMAAALAVGAPTAFLAIQSFGAVGGTTMMLVHGAIEITFGLWLMNRVLFPGETVRWYRQVVLLPFVTTLPVLLVSKQLMPEDLARWGLASWIAATCAVLLPCLMATYTKLPLKKAALRATETQ
- the wecB gene encoding non-hydrolyzing UDP-N-acetylglucosamine 2-epimerase, whose protein sequence is MAKLKVMTIVGTRPEIIRLSRTIAELDKFCEHTLVHTGQNYDYELNEVFFNDLGIRKPDMFLEAAGENAAETIGRVIMAADKAMTTFEPEALLILGDTNSCLAAIAAKRKKIPIFHMEAGNRCFDFRVPEEINRRIVDHTSDINLTYSEIAREYLLREGLPPEQVIKTGSPMREVIEHYREGIAASDVLQRLDLTAGRYFLVSSHREENVDSPENLARLFGILNRLAEAYGEPVIVSTHPRTRKRMDALGLEANALVRFCKPFGFLDYVSLQIQARCVLSDSGTITEESSILNFPALNLREVHERPEGFEEAAVMFVGLSQERVLQALQVLDSQPRGERRVLRMVHDYQPDNVSRKVLRIILSYTDFVNRKVWHKRGVD
- a CDS encoding polysaccharide biosynthesis protein, which encodes MFKGKTLLITGGTGSFGNAVLQRFIDSDISEIRIFSRDEKKQEDMRIALKNDKVKFYIGDVRNYDAVHDALQGVDYVFHAAALKQVPSCEFYPMEAVRTNVLGAENVMRAAIAHQVERCVVLSTDKAVYPINAMGISKAMMEKLMVAKSRLCAGGRTVLSATRYGNVMASRGSVIPLFLEQLLARKPVTITDPNMTRFLMSLEESVDLVLYAFEHARPGDIFVQKAPASTVGDLAAAMKRLLHGESETRVIGTRHGEKLYETLVSREEMARSEDLGGYFRIPADARDLNYDKYFVEGEKEISTLDDYTSHNTKRLDIEGVIRTLMSLDIIREALNG
- a CDS encoding dTDP-4-dehydrorhamnose reductase family protein, whose protein sequence is MARAAWGTALNKVKILVLGASGMLGNAVFKFFSGEEGFEVFGTLRSARSAQFFDAAVRQRLIAGVDVENADALLRLFSDVRPNVVVNCIGLVKQLSEADDPLAALPINSLLPHRLARMCALVGSRLVHLSTDCVFAGTKGDYTENDLPDATDLYGRSKLLGEVDYPNAIALRTSIIGHELEGARSLIGWFLAQESKVRGFKRAIFSGLPTVEIARVIKDYVIPNPELHGLYHVSADPISKYDLLTLVARAYGKAVDIEPDEVFVIDRSLNSERFRSATGFRAEKWPDLVTRMRDFG
- a CDS encoding GDP-mannose 4,6-dehydratase, with the translated sequence MKALICGVGGQDGAYLAKLLLEKGYDVVGTSRDATLSRFDALRSLGILDRIETISMALNDFRSVLHTVKRHAPDEIYNLAGQSSVGLSFEQPVETMESIAGGTLNLLEALRFVDRPLRFYNAGSSECFGDTGNAPATESTPFQPRSPYAVAKSTAHWLVRNYREAYGLFACTGVLFNHESPLRPDRFVTQKIVRTAARIAAGECDRLKLGNISVERDWGWAPDYVDAMWRMLNASGADDYVIATGRTVSLEYFVRKVFDQFGLDWNRHLEVDEQLFRPTDIPTGRANPRKARTELGWSPTLDVDDVIAALCSAAYEAANGGR